GATATCCGCCGCCACCCAGGACCTGGCGGCGGTGGCGGAGGAACAGGCGGCCTCCAGCGGGGAGATAGCCCAGGCGGTGCAGGACATAGCGTCGGAGTCCTCAAATGCCCAGGCGTCCGTCAAGGACGCGGAGGCCATGGCCCACGAGGCGTCCTCCCTGGTTCGAAGCCTGGAGGAGAGCACCCAGAGCCTCACAAGCCTGGCCCAGCGCCTTGGGGATCTCTCCAGGGGCTTCCGCTTAAGCAGCCAGCAAAGCTCAAACGCCACCCCCCCAAGGGCCCTTAGGGCTTAATAGGGCCCTTGGCTTAAGGAGGATAAATGTGAAGGGGGAGCCCACATCTCCCCCTTCACATTTCCGATACCTTGGGCTTTTTGCCCGCTTCCAGCCCCATGGACTTCTAATCCCGGCCATGGGGCCCCCGCCTACTCCAATGGCTCCTTGTTCGACCTCCTTCGGAGGATGGACGGCGTGTCCAGGTGGCTGGCGCTGCCCTCGAAGAGGCTGCCCACGGACAAGTCCTGGGGGGATCTATCGTGGGCTTCCCTGGGCCTGTGCCTTAGGTGCTCCTCCCTTAAGGCGCCCTTGGGACGAACAGCCCCAGGGGCGGCCAGATGGGAGTCCCCCTGGGCCTCGAAGCCCGCGGCTATCACCACCACCTTGACGGTGCCCCTCAGGTTGTCGTCCTGCCTGTAACCCCAGAAGAACAACGCGTCCTCCCCCAGGTACCCCTGGAAGGCCTCCGCCGCGTCGTTTAGCTCGTGGATCCCTATGTCCGGCCCGGCGGTTACGTTTATGAGCCCCCCGCTGGCGTCCTTGAGGCGTACCTCCATGAGGGGGCTCTCCATGGCCTTCCGGAGGGCCTCCAGGGCCCGCCCCTCCCCCTGAGCGGAGCCTATGCCCATCACCGCCCTTCCGGAGCGGCTCATCACCGCCTTCACGTCCGCGAAGTCCACGTTCACAAGGCCGGGGTTAACTATGAGGTCCGTCACCCCCTGGACCGCCTGGCGGAGAACGTCGTTGGCGATGGCAAAGGACTCCTCTATGGTCATCCTGGCGTCGGACAGGTCTATGAGCCGGTCGTTGGGGATCACGATGAGGGAGTCCACCACCGGGGCCAGCTCCTCTATGCCCCTTAAGGCGTTGCTCATCCGGCGGCTGCCCTCGAAGGTGAAGGGTTTGGTCACCACCGCCACGGTCAGTATCCCCATCTCCCTGGCCATGGCGGCCATAACCGGAAGGGCCCCGGTGCCGGTGCCGCCCCCCATTCCGGCGGCGAAGTAGACCATGTCCGCCCCCTCCAACACCCGCCTTATCTCGTCCTTGGACTCCACCGCCGCCTGCCGTCCAAGCTCCGGCCTCGCCCCGGCGCCCAACCCCTTGGTGAGCTGGCGGCCCAGGATTACCTTTACGTCCGAGTCCACCCCCTCAAGGGCCCTCACGTCCGTGTTGGCCGCCACGGATACGACCCCGCTAAGGCCGCTCTTTATCATGTAGGAAAGGGCGTTGCCGCCCCCTCCTCCCACTCCAATCACCTTTATTACCTCCTTGGGGGCCCTGCCCTGCAGGCGGTCTCCCCCCTGGGGGCCCGTGACGCCCCCATCGGGGGGCACTATGCCGAACAACGGATACGTCAAAAAAACCCCCTCCTCCCAAGAACCATGGATGCCCTTCGCCTTAAAGTTAAGCTTGTTTTATCGGATATTTGCTACAAAAATAGACTAAAAGAACCATTTCCAACCGGTTCCCCTGGATTATACTTTGATTTAAAGGTGCCATTTAATGATATACTTCTATGGCGCGTCAAGTCAAGCAAGTGCAGGGACATTCAAATCGACTAACCATGGAGGTGTGCAAGCTGGTAAACCGCCGGAGCGGGTCAAGGTCAAACAAAGGCGTCAACGGCCAGGACGGGTCCCGGATAGGGGACGCCCCGGCATGGCCCCTGGCGGGGTTCCTGCTGCTTCTGTTCCTCTGGGCCTATCCGGTGGTGGTGCCGGTGTTCAAGCCCCTGTGCCTTGGATGGATTCTGGCCTTCTCCCTCAAGGGCCTTCACCGACGCCTGTGCCGATGGGTCAACACGCCGGGCCTCACCGCTGGGCTTTTGGTGCTCCTGGCGGCCCTTGCGGTGACCGCCCCTGTGGCCTACGGGGCGTACCTGATTGGAGCAAAGGCCCAGCAGCTCCTGGGCGCCGTGGCGGAGGCGGGCTCCTTTGACCCCGCCTCCCTGTCCTCGGAGCTGGCCCATGTCATGACCCCCCTGTTGAACCTCCTGCCCCAGTGGGTGGACCACAGGTCCCTGGACGGCCATCTCACGGACCTTGCGGTCTTCCTCGCCCGGCAGGGGGTCCGGCTCTCGGGGGCCATGGTGTCCGGCGTATCCTCCCTGATATACGAAGGAACCCTTGGGGCCTTCGTGGGCTTCTTCCTCCTAAAGGACTGGGACCGGCTGGTGCTCGCGGTCCGCAACCACCTGCCGCTGCCGGGGCACCGGCGGGACCTGTTCCTGCTCAAGTCCTCCCGGGTCATGAGGTCGGTCATCATCGGCTCCATCCTCACGGGCCTCATACAGGGGGCGCTGGGCTGGATCGGCTGGCGCCTGGCGGGGCTTCCCAACGGAGCCGCCGCGGGGCTTGGCATGTTCGCCGCCAGCTTCATCCCCCTGGTGGGCACCGCCCTGGTGTGGCTGCCCGGGGCCCTTTATCTAATCCTCATCGGCGCCGCCAAGGAGGGCCTCTTCCTCCTCATATGGGGAGCTTCCGCGGTCTCCGGCCTGGACCAGTTCATCCGGCCGGTGCTCATGTCCAGCAACCGGGAGGACGGCACCTCCACGCTTCTCATGATAACCGGCGTCATCGGGGGCCTTAGCGCCTTCGGCCTGCCGGGGCTGTTCCTGGGACCCGTGGCGCTGCACGCCCTGATGCTGGGAATACAGATGGGGCTTCCCAGGAGTTGCCAAAAAACCAAAACCGGTTTAGAATCACCCCATGGTGACCGTGTCTAACCTCCAAGTTCGGAACCGTTTCAGCTGTTGTTGTCGCCGGGAGTCCACATGACCCCGGTGATGGTGCTTGGCGCCCTCCCGGGACATACCGGGCGGACCGCCGACGCCTTGCCTCCTTCCGATCATGGAAACGGGCATTGAACGAAAGCAGGCTATCTAAAACTAAGAGGTCCGCCGCCGGGCGGGCCTCTTAGTTTTTTGTCCCCTTCCCCTCGGGCCCTCGCCCCATGGGGGTGCGCGGGAAACACAGGAAGGGCAAATCAGGGAGGTGTTCAGATTGGGGTGTTCAGGGAAATAGCGGAGGACTTCAGGGCCTTCAGGGATCGGGACCCGTCGGTGCCCAAGGGCATGAGGGGCGCGTTGGAGGTGGCGCTATGCGCCCCGGGCTTTCACGCCCTCCTGGGGCACAGGATCGCCCACCGCCTCCACAGGCTGGGGGTGCCGGTGCTGCCCAGGCTCATATCGGTGATATTCCGCTGGTGGACCGGCATTGAGATCCACCCAGGCGCCAAGATCGGCAAGGGGATACTGATAGACCACGGCTCCGGGGTGGTCATAGGGGAGTCCGCGGTGGTGAAGGACCGGTGCGTCATATTCCAGGGGGTCACGTTGGGGGCCACGGGCAACGAGCGCCAGTGGCAGAGGCACC
This DNA window, taken from Thermanaerothrix sp., encodes the following:
- the ftsZ gene encoding cell division protein FtsZ, which produces MTYPLFGIVPPDGGVTGPQGGDRLQGRAPKEVIKVIGVGGGGGNALSYMIKSGLSGVVSVAANTDVRALEGVDSDVKVILGRQLTKGLGAGARPELGRQAAVESKDEIRRVLEGADMVYFAAGMGGGTGTGALPVMAAMAREMGILTVAVVTKPFTFEGSRRMSNALRGIEELAPVVDSLIVIPNDRLIDLSDARMTIEESFAIANDVLRQAVQGVTDLIVNPGLVNVDFADVKAVMSRSGRAVMGIGSAQGEGRALEALRKAMESPLMEVRLKDASGGLINVTAGPDIGIHELNDAAEAFQGYLGEDALFFWGYRQDDNLRGTVKVVVIAAGFEAQGDSHLAAPGAVRPKGALREEHLRHRPREAHDRSPQDLSVGSLFEGSASHLDTPSILRRRSNKEPLE
- a CDS encoding AI-2E family transporter encodes the protein MEVCKLVNRRSGSRSNKGVNGQDGSRIGDAPAWPLAGFLLLLFLWAYPVVVPVFKPLCLGWILAFSLKGLHRRLCRWVNTPGLTAGLLVLLAALAVTAPVAYGAYLIGAKAQQLLGAVAEAGSFDPASLSSELAHVMTPLLNLLPQWVDHRSLDGHLTDLAVFLARQGVRLSGAMVSGVSSLIYEGTLGAFVGFFLLKDWDRLVLAVRNHLPLPGHRRDLFLLKSSRVMRSVIIGSILTGLIQGALGWIGWRLAGLPNGAAAGLGMFAASFIPLVGTALVWLPGALYLILIGAAKEGLFLLIWGASAVSGLDQFIRPVLMSSNREDGTSTLLMITGVIGGLSAFGLPGLFLGPVALHALMLGIQMGLPRSCQKTKTGLESPHGDRV
- a CDS encoding serine O-acetyltransferase translates to MFREIAEDFRAFRDRDPSVPKGMRGALEVALCAPGFHALLGHRIAHRLHRLGVPVLPRLISVIFRWWTGIEIHPGAKIGKGILIDHGSGVVIGESAVVKDRCVIFQGVTLGATGNERQWQRHPILEEDVVVGSGAKILGPITVGRGAKIGANSVVLSPVPPFTTMVGPKARPVKGPGAAHVSKRPEPWGLMDAANLSATAANKEADLLRRIEALEREVMRLKREMRLKERKDSFEEVAI